Below is a genomic region from Blastocatellia bacterium.
TCTTTTTCGGGGCCACGGATGCCTTGCAGGCCGATAACGTCAGCCCCGCGCTGAGGGAGAAGCTGCTGGCGCGAGTACCGGCACGACTCCGTCAACGCCCCGATGTGAAGGCGGGCAATCCCATCAAAAACGTCTACGATCTGAACGGCAATGTCGGCGGGCCGTTCATCAAGGACAAGCTCTGGTGGTTCGTCTCCCTGCGGCAGTGGGGAGTGGATCAGCTCGTCTCTGGCGCATTCAATCCCGACGAAACGCAAGCCATTGACGATAACCGCATTCGCAATGCTTCGGGCAAGGTGACGTGGCAGGTGACGTCCGGGCACCGACTCAGCTTCATGTACAATCGCAACGAGAAGAACCGCTTCCATCGGCGGGACACGCCGCCGTTTTTCATCGAGGACAAAGCCTCCTGGTTGCAGGATCAACCCGGCTACAGCGCCCACATCAAGTGGACCTACACGCCCTCGGCCCGTTGGGTCATTGATTCGGGAATTGCCGGGACGCACATCGTCTTCCCCTTGCGCTATCAGAAAGAGGTCAGGCCAACTGACATCATGAAGGAGGACATCACGCTCTCGACGCGCAGTAACGCAGCTCTCTACAACTACCTCAATCCCAATTATCGCCTCTCGATTGATTCCGCCGCCTCCTATGTGGCCAGCGGTCGGGGTGGAGCGCACAGCCTCAAATTCGGGATTCAATTCATGCGCAGTTTCTTCCGCCAGATTTACATCATGAACGGCGATCACGGATTGATCTTCGACAACGGGCGCCCGAGCTTTGTCCGAGCCTATAACACGCCGATTGAGCAGGCTAACTATCTCCACCAGTTCGCCTGGTTCGTGCAGGACGCCTGGACGCTTCGCGGACGACTGACGCTCAATCTCGGGCTACGGTACGAATACGCGCTCGGCGTGATCCCGCCACAACGGTCGGCGGCCGGGACGTTCGTCGGCGAACGCAGTTTCCCTGAGATTCGCAACGTGCCGAATTTCAAAGACCTGGCCCCGCGATTCGGACTTTCGTGGGACATCACCGGCACGGGACGAACCGTCCTCAAAGCGAGCGCCAGTCGCTATCTGCAAAACGTCGGCATGGCCTACCCCACGAGCGTGAATCCGCTCGGCTTGAGCGTGGAGACGCGGAGCTGGACTGACCGCAACGGCAATGGCCTGGCCGAGCGCGATGAAATTGGTCCGGGACCGGGCTTTGTCGGCGGCGTGACCACGCGCATAGACCCGAATCTGGAACGACCTTACTCGTGGGAATACTCGCTCGGAATCCAACAGCAGATCTATCGGGATCTGGTCGTCTCCATCACAGGCTGGCATCGGGATAATCGGCGACAGGTGGGACGAGCGAACATGGCTGTTCCCCCCTCGGCCTACATCCCCGTCCGGCTCACGCTCCCGGCGAATCTGCCGGCTCCTTTCGCGGGTCAAACCATCACCGTTTACAATCAGGATCCGGCCACGCGCGGGCGCGTGGATCTGCTGTTGACCAACTTCAAAGAGCTGGACAGCGAATATAACGGTCTGGACATCACCTTTACGAAACGGATGTCCCAACGCTGGCAGCTTCTGGGCGGACTGACCATCGGAAGAGAGCGCGGAGCCTTCCGAGGGGATCTCGTCAACGGCTTCGACGATATGAACAATCCCAACTTCAACATCAATCGAAAAGGGATCGTGGGCACCGATTCCCCCTACATCTTTAAGCTCGCCGGGACCTATCAGCTTCCCTGGGGCTTCGAGGTGAGCGGTAACTTCCAGCACTTCACCGGCTATCCCTTGCGTCGCACCTTCACCGTGACGACAGCCCACATCCCGAATCTCACGCAGGTTAGCCAGGCGATTGATCTCGTCGAGCGGGGAACCGTGCGCCTTCCCAACGTGAATCTGCTCGATCTGCGCCTCTCTCGCGTTTTCGGTATCGGCGAGCGATGGCGGATTGAGCCGGCGCTCGACATCTTCAACGTGGGGAACGTCGCCACCACGACGGCAGTGATCGAAGCCGTGGGGGCTGCGCTCGATCAGCCCACGGTGATCGTCGCTCCACGCCTTTTCAAACTGGGCGTGAAGGTCAACTTCTAGAACCTCGGCTCCAGATGGGAGACGGACGTCGCGCGGACATTCCCGGTCTGTGATGGGGTGCGGACCGGAAGGCCCGCGCGACATCTCCCAGGAAGATGAGACGAACGAAACGCCCATTCCCTTCTTGCCCCTGATGCATGGCCCACCTTCGTGGTGGTTTCGCTCTTCATCGCTCAGAAGAAGTCAGGGGCCTGATCCTGCTCCATCCCCTGGGGGATACGGCGCCAGCGACCGAATCAAGGCCAGGCCATTGGGGATTCTTCGGCAGAAAGCCTTTGAC
It encodes:
- a CDS encoding TonB-dependent receptor encodes the protein MKITRSYRILHTMMRSLRWTALIAALSLPSGIFAQVQVGSIAGTVRDATGAVLPGVNVTVTGPALIGGPRTVTTDENGYYKFFDLKPGTYTLKFERSGFKTHVREGVVITSAFQATINVQLDVGEVVEVVTVSGESPAIDASNVVTQTVISQDILERVPNPRDPWVLARMVPGVASGRFDVGGTEGMQQYTLTVHGSRDSDKKFAIDGLEINWPGSTGGATAIYYDAGMFKEVNYQVGALPAEISQGGVYMNMVTKDGGNEIHGSILFFGATDALQADNVSPALREKLLARVPARLRQRPDVKAGNPIKNVYDLNGNVGGPFIKDKLWWFVSLRQWGVDQLVSGAFNPDETQAIDDNRIRNASGKVTWQVTSGHRLSFMYNRNEKNRFHRRDTPPFFIEDKASWLQDQPGYSAHIKWTYTPSARWVIDSGIAGTHIVFPLRYQKEVRPTDIMKEDITLSTRSNAALYNYLNPNYRLSIDSAASYVASGRGGAHSLKFGIQFMRSFFRQIYIMNGDHGLIFDNGRPSFVRAYNTPIEQANYLHQFAWFVQDAWTLRGRLTLNLGLRYEYALGVIPPQRSAAGTFVGERSFPEIRNVPNFKDLAPRFGLSWDITGTGRTVLKASASRYLQNVGMAYPTSVNPLGLSVETRSWTDRNGNGLAERDEIGPGPGFVGGVTTRIDPNLERPYSWEYSLGIQQQIYRDLVVSITGWHRDNRRQVGRANMAVPPSAYIPVRLTLPANLPAPFAGQTITVYNQDPATRGRVDLLLTNFKELDSEYNGLDITFTKRMSQRWQLLGGLTIGRERGAFRGDLVNGFDDMNNPNFNINRKGIVGTDSPYIFKLAGTYQLPWGFEVSGNFQHFTGYPLRRTFTVTTAHIPNLTQVSQAIDLVERGTVRLPNVNLLDLRLSRVFGIGERWRIEPALDIFNVGNVATTTAVIEAVGAALDQPTVIVAPRLFKLGVKVNF